A section of the Flaviflexus equikiangi genome encodes:
- a CDS encoding ArsR/SmtB family transcription factor, with protein sequence MLISQDAPVDACGLDPAAALFRSLGDPIRLKIVKRMSGGEVRVSDLTRELGLPQSTASMHVACLRDCGLVEGRSQGRSVYYSLSRPELMDMLAQAEILLASTGNAVSLCPNYGPDSTTAPMSEQENAR encoded by the coding sequence ATGCTGATCAGTCAAGATGCTCCGGTGGACGCGTGCGGGCTGGACCCCGCGGCCGCCTTGTTCCGTTCCCTCGGTGACCCGATCCGACTCAAGATCGTCAAGCGCATGTCCGGCGGCGAGGTGCGGGTCAGCGACCTCACCCGTGAGCTGGGCCTGCCCCAATCCACGGCCTCGATGCACGTGGCCTGCCTGCGCGACTGCGGCCTGGTCGAGGGACGCTCCCAGGGCCGCAGCGTGTACTACTCGCTGTCCCGCCCGGAGCTGATGGACATGCTCGCCCAGGCCGAAATCCTGCTTGCCTCCACCGGCAACGCTGTCAGCCTGTGCCCGAACTATGGTCCCGACAGCACCACCGCCCCGATGAGTGAACAGGAGAATGCCCGATGA